The following proteins are encoded in a genomic region of Ailuropoda melanoleuca isolate Jingjing chromosome 10, ASM200744v2, whole genome shotgun sequence:
- the MUC17 gene encoding mucin-17 translates to MTSQNPIHTKTSRHSSRRLLSDTSPTSPASSAAKTSAAARPSAQSSIAKSPPYSTSATSAATSPSSQSSQVTSPISSAAPNSEATSPWVQFSPATSPASSASPTSAATSPSAQYTPVTSPASSAAPTSAATSLSVQSSPTSSASPNSATTSPSAQSSAATSQASSASPNSGATSPLVPSSPATTPASSSSPTSAATSPSVQSSPPSSATRNLAANSPSAQYSPATSIASSASPTSAATSPSVHSSPPSSTSPTSDATRPSSPSSPATSPASSASPISAATSPSAQSSPPTSVTPTLGATSPSAQSSPVTSPASSAAPTSAATSPSAQSSAPTTVTPTSAVTSLSVQSSPATTPASSSSPTSQATSPSVQSSLTTGPASSGSPTSAATSSLAQSSPSSSFVSTPVPSSSPTASATLSSVTPVVVTTTTLSTSTSRSAPTTQITTSTTVPIVTTRSTTVTIRSTPTPTSTAPATTPGNCLNGGTWNGQVCVCPSGYKGDHCQNNLFCENEGSWDGIKCVCPSPYHGRKCEEVVPSIEIEPPPETVSAQMEMTVTVTSMEYTKELEDRNSAQFQSFNKTFTDEMDKVYSGIPEYQGVNITRLSAGSIVVEHEVLLETKYIPEYKDVLVKVTQQVTEKIQNVTKEQISRNNTCPTVLCYNTTATKVQNVTVTEYDPEEECQERAGKVYAAYFFVEYKEEKPNCINRCTPDFNSSLNCNFGKCQLEPRGPRCYCMTTDTDWYSGETCEFSTKKSLVYGLVGAAGAIVLLVLVVLLMFMLRSKRELKRQKSRVSQLYKWHEEDGGPTPGTFRNIGFDIHEDRDDSIHLDSVYSNFQPSLDHIDSETQIKIQRPQVMMTSI, encoded by the exons ATGACCTCTCAAAACCCCATACACACGAAAACCTCACGGCACTCCTCTCGAAGATTGCTGTCCGATACAAGCCCGACATCCCCAGCATCTTCGGCTGCTAAAACCTCGGCAGCCGCAAGACCCTCGGCACAGTCCTCCATAGCGAAATCGCCGCCTTACTCGACCTCTGCCACCTCAGCCGCCACCAGTCCCTCGTCGCAGTCCTCCCAAGTGACATCCCCAATATCCTCCGCTGCTCCAAACTCGGAAGCCACCAGCCCCTGGGTGCAGTTCTCCCCAGCAACCTCCCCAGCGTCCTCGGCCTCTCCCACTTCGGCGGCCACCAGCCCCTCAGCACAGTACACTCCAGTGACATCACCAGCGTCCTCGGCCGCTCCCACCTCGGCGGCCACCAGCCTGTCAGTGCAGTCCTCACCAACATCCTCGGCCTCTCCAAACTCTGCTACCACCAGCCCCTCGGCACAGTCCTCCGCAGCAACATCGCAAGCGTCCTCGGCCTCTCCCAACTCCGGGGCCACCAGCCCCTTGGTGCCATCCTCCCCAGCAACCACCCCAGCGTCCTCGTCTTCTCCCACCTCAGCAGCCACCAGTCCCTCGGTGCAGTCCTCCCCACCGTCCTCTGCAACTCGAAACTTGGCCGCTAACAGTCCCTCAGCGCAGTACTCCCCAGCGACATCGATAGCGTCCTCAGCCTCTCCAACCTCAGCAGCCACCAGCCCCTCAGTGCACTCCTCCCCACCGTCCTCGACATCTCCAACCTCGGACGCTACCCGTCCCTCGTCCCCATCCTCCCCAGCAACCTCCCCAGCGTCCTCGGCCTCTCCCATTTCGGCGGCCACCAGTCCCTCGGCGCAGTCCTCTCCACCCACCTCGGTCACTCCAACCTTGGGGGCCACCAGCCCCTCGGCA CAGTCCTCCCCAGTGACATCACCAGCGTCCTCGGCCGCTCCCACCTCGGCAGCCACCAGCCCCTCGGCACAGTCCTCTGCACCCACCACGGTTACTCCAACATCTGCAGTCACCAGCCTCTCGGTGCAGTCCTCCCCAGCGACAACGCCAGCTTCCTCGTCTTCTCCCACCTCACAGGCAACCAGCCCCTCAGTGCAGTCCTCCCTAACCACAGGTCCTGCGTCCTCAGGCTCACCCACATCGGCAGCCACTAGCTCCTTGGCGCagtcctccccctcttcctcattTGTTTCCACTCCTGTCCCCTCCAGTTCTCCAACAGCTTCTGCCACCCTCTCATCTGTGACTCCTGTGGTTGTCACCACCACGACTCTGTCCACTTCGACCTCCAGGTCCGCCCCTACCACGCAGATCACCACGTCTACTACAGTCCCGATTGTCACCACTCGCTCTACCACTGTTACGATAAGAAGCACCCCAACCCCTACATCTACTGCTCCAGCAACCACACCAG GGAACTGCTTAAATGGAGGGACATGGAACGGGCAGGTCTGTGTTTGCCCCAGCGGCTACAAAGGAGACCACTGCCAGAACAACCTGTTCTGCGAGAATGAAGGCTCCTGGGATGGGATCAAGTGTGTGTGCCCCAGCCCCTACCACGGGCGGAAGTGTGAGGAGGTGGTCCCGAGCATTGAGATAG AGCCTCCACCGGAGACTGTCTCTGCCCAGATGGAAATGACCGTGACAGTGACCAGTATGGAGTACACCAAAGAGCTAGAAGACCGGAATTCTGCACAATTCCAGAGCTTCAATAAGACATTCACAGACGag ATGGATAAAGTTTATTCCGGAATCCCTGAGTATCAAGGGGTCAACATCACAAGGCTGTC TGCTGGCAGCATTGTGGTAGAACATGAAGTCCTCCTGGAGACCAAGTACATCCCAGAGTACAAGGATGTTCTCGTTAAGGTCACCCAGCAGGTGACGGAAAAAATCCAGAATGTAACCAAGGAGCAAATAAGCAGAAATAACACCTGCCCAA CTGTACTGTGTTACAACACGACTGCCACCAAGGTGCAAAACGTTACAGTTACCGAATATGATCCTGAAG AGGAATGCCAGGAGAGGGCTGGGAAAGTTTACGCTGCCTACTTCTTCGTGGAGTACAAGGAAGAGAAACCAAACTGCATCAACCGCTGCACGCCAGACTTCAACAGCTCCCTGAACTGCAACTTCGGGAAGTGCCAGCTAGAGCCCAGAGGCCCTCGGTGCTA CTGCATGACCACAGACACTGACTGGTACAGCGGGGAAACCTGTGAATTCAGCACCAAGAAGAGCCTGGTGTATGGGCTTGTGGGGGCAGCTGGTGCCATAGTGCTACTCGTCCTTGTTGTTCTCTTGATGTTCATGCTCCGTTCCAAGAGAGAGTTGAAAAG GCAAAAGTCTAGAGTGTCTCAGTTGTACAAGTGGCATGAAGAAGATGGAGGGCCAACACCTGGGACCTTCCGAAACATTGGCTTTGACATCCATGAAG ATCGAGATGACTCCATCCACTTGGACTCCGTTTATAGTAACTTCCAGCCCTCCCTGGACCACATAGACTCAGAAACGCAG ATCAAAATTCAGAGGCCCCAGGTGATGATGACATCGATTTAA